One genomic region from Pecten maximus chromosome 5, xPecMax1.1, whole genome shotgun sequence encodes:
- the LOC117328157 gene encoding uncharacterized protein LOC117328157: MASKYLAFILLFVHIVGTLAVPDNEDSIEMRFRKMERDFSLSIKTLKSELKDTQDKLRYAQAEIEWTKSTVKAVNLELLATRTDLKETRIGLQQTQSELQKTRAELFATKSEFDKTHSTTDQIDGRFESEIPGSEEPRTGQQGKQDTKTHFPERKMLKPEPQSTWRRITKQFKRLTTRSRRVSGEHLEKAFSAQASNHENSLVTHQTVLFPRVILNEGSVYDNLTGVFTCPQSGVYHFSVTIMAFRNDEVETELVVNGNQVMVNYAAGNQRHNQGTNTVLLRLDIGDRVWVRINKNPSINTDGAIRIYGQSWSTFTGFMI; the protein is encoded by the exons ATGGCGTCAAAGTACCTAGCGTTTATATTGCTGTTTGTACACATAGTCGGTACACTAGCTGTCCCGGATAATGAGGATTCCATCGAAATGCGATTCCGAAAAATGGAGAGAGACTTTTCTCTGTCCATAAAAACTCTTAAATCCGAGCTGAAAGACACTCAAGATAAACTGAGATACGCTCAGGCGGAAATTGAGTGGACGAAGTCGACAGTGAAAGCTGTGAACTTAGAGTTGTTAGCCACTCGAACCGATCTAAAGGAGACTCGCATTGGACTACAACAGACGCAGTCAGAATTGCAGAAGACTAGGGCAGAACTGTTCGCCACAAAGTCGGAATTTGATAAAACACATTCCACGACTGATCAAATCGATGGCAGGTTTGAATCAGAAATTCCAGGATCAGAGGAACCTAGAACTGGTCAACAAGGCAAACAAGACACGAAGACACATTTTCCAGAACGAAAAATGTTGAAGCCTGAACCGCAGTCAACTTGGCGTCGTATAACCAAGCAATTTAAACGTTTGACGACACGAA GTCGCCGTGTATCTGGCGAACACCTGGAAAAAGCATTTTCTGCTCAGGCGTCCAATCATGAAAACTCGCTTGTAACTCATCAGACAGTCCTCTTTCCTCGCGTCATCCTTAACGAAGGGTCAGTCTACGACAACCTGACGGGAGTGTTTACCTGTCCGCAGTCCGGCGTCTATCACTTCTCGGTCACCATTATGGCATTTCGCAACGACGAAGTTGAAACAGAACTGGTTGTCAATGGTAACCAGGTAATGGTGAACTATGCCGCCGGGAACCAGCGACACAACCAGGGTACTAACACAGTCTTATTACGTTTGGATATCGGAGATCGGGTTTGGGTTCGAATAAATAAGAACCCGTCCATCAACACGGATGGTGCCATACGTATCTATGGACAATCCTGGTCAACGTTCACCGGCTTTATGATATAA
- the LOC117328158 gene encoding uncharacterized protein LOC117328158, giving the protein MALKWLVFLLLLIQVTRNLAVPDHEYSIEMRLRQMEKDFSLSIKTLKSELEDTKDKLKYMQGELDWTKSAMKAVNLELLATRTDLNETRIRLQEAVSELQHGRQDTSYSYERTFLASEPQSIRRPVQSKRLATRSHRVSGIQLKKAFSAQTSQHDVSLVTHQTVLFQHVILNEGSVYDNLTGVFTCPESGVYHFSVTIMVFFNEQVETELVVNGNQVMVNYAAGNQRYNQGTNSVLVRLDFGDRVWVRIYNNPSIHTDGAIRIHGYGWSTFTGFLI; this is encoded by the exons ATGGCGTTAAAGTGGCTAGTCTTTCTGTTACTATTGATTCAGGTAACTAGGAATCTAGCTGTCCCAGATCACGAGTATTCAATCGAAATGCGACTTCGCCAAATGGAGAAAGACTTTTCCTTATCCATAAAAACTCTGAAATCCGAGCTGGAAGACACCAAAGACAAACTGAAATACATGCAAGGTGAACTTGACTGGACAAAATCGGCGATGAAGGCTGTGAACTTAGAATTGTTAGCCACTCGAACCGATCTAAACGAGACTCGCATTCGACTACAAGAGGCGGTGTCGGAACtacaacatggcagacaggaCACGTCTTATTCCTATGAACGCACTTTCTTGGCATCAGAACCACAGTCAATTAGGCGCCCGGTACAATCTAAACGTTTGGCGACACGAA GTCatcgtgtatctggtatccaGCTGAAGAAAGCATTTTCCGCCCAGACGTCCCAACATGATGTTTCGCTGGTAACTCATCAGACAGTCCTCTTTCAGCACGTCATCCTTAACGAAGGGTCAGTCTACGACAACCTGACGGGAGTGTTTACCTGTCCGGAGTCCGGCGTCTATCACTTCTCGGTCACCATCATGGTATTCTTCAATGAACAGGTCGAGACAGAACTGGTTGTCAATGGTAACCAGGTAATGGTGAACTATGCCGCCGGGAACCAGCGATACAATCAAGGCACTAACTCAGTCTTAGTACGTTTGGACTTTGGGGATCGAGTTTGGGTTCGAATATACAACAACCCGTCTATCCACACAGATGGCGCCATACGTATCCATGGATATGGTTGGTCAACGTTCACTGGCTTTTTAATATAG
- the LOC117328159 gene encoding uncharacterized protein LOC117328159, translated as MTAYKFTAHKQLRQLLNDAEVVQKKDIKDYAGGHLNQSNLYRPPTQWGNQKWNKTNPEPLSTKSKSKSTIVVKTRPPTERDHKMRDVLYDFSIGTSGSLPTHPKNRQSKSPRKFSESRTSTRKCPSASSNRSLYTEMEKDGVYVEELKTDEVMLSSPRITNSKGKKLPPVEDNEYTVMEDLAKSLAEEGLLTFRHTFLPTHHMGVTKKDQYIKLMSFETDILKKKESNEKKVLSGEKAVRHLEERLQQELDSMNFFDMGPNFHKLQIYSNTFEDLIEDSPTFVYILRAVKTEYDNYISKLLDTQTPQHSKLLKEQVEQMASRGTSRPDDLQEAKDRVAHLEQKAKDKLEENQKLRRMLEEEEERLTSVPEPDLQRKRSSAFREEGPAELADEIEHAKALILEKLDDLTNLRTKLREQYVPLTVCTHLEQCIKETEVEVQKLLKQNEYFERSIEEMEVDLKEAIQQADTSERDAKRIWRKVNSRRGLPHIPNLMNGGPHESDDDEDDESKWNWYIS; from the exons ATGACAGCATACAAGTTCACAGCTCACAAACAACTACGACAGTTGCTCAATGATGCTGAAGTTGTACAGAAAAAGGATATCAAGGACTATGCAGGGGGTCACTTAAACCAGTCTAATTTGTATAGACCCCCGACACAGTGGGGAAACCAAAAATGGAATAAGACCAACCCAGAGCCTCTCTCAACCAAATCTAAGTCTAAGAGCACCATTGTGGTGAAAACAAGACCTCCTACAGAGCGAGATCATAAGATGAGGGACGTTCTGTACGATTTCAGTATTGGTACATCAGGCAGTTTGCCAACACATCCAAAAAATAGACAATCAAAAAGTCCTAGAAAATTTTCAGAATCCCGAACATCTACAAGAAAATGTCCTAGTGCTTCATCCAATAGGTCACTTTATACAGAAATGGAAAAAGATGGTGTTTATGTGGAAGAATTAAAGACTGATGAAGTGATGTTATCATCTCCCAGAATTACAAACTCTAAAGGCAAGAAGCTGCCACCTGTGGAGGACAATGAATACACTGTGATGGAGGACCTAGCCAAAAGTCTAGCTGAGGAAGGACTTCTAACATTCAGACATACATTCTTACCAACACACCACATGGGTGTCACAAAGAAGGACCAGTACATCAAACTTATGAGTTTTGAAACAGATATATTAAAAAAGAAGGAATCAAATGAAAAGAAAGTTTTGTCTGGTGAAAAAGCGGTCAGACATCTGGAAGAGAGACTTCAGCAG GAACTTGATTCCATGAATTTTTTTGACATGGGACCTAATTTTCACAAGCTGcaaatatacagtaatacatttgAGGACTTGATTGAGGACTCTCCAACATTTGTGTATATCCTTCGAGCTGTCAAG ACAGAATATGATAACTACATCTCCAAGCTCCTGGACACCCAGACTCCCCAACACAGTAAATTATTAAAGGAACAAGTAGAGCAGATGGCCAGTCGTGGAACATCACGCCCTGATGACCTCCAGGAAGCTAAGGACAGGGTTGCTCATCTAGAACAAAAAGCCAAAGACAAACTTGAAGAGAATCAAAA ATTAAGGAGGATGttggaggaggaggaggaacgGCTTACCAGTGTTCCTGAACCAG atctACAAAGGAAGAGGTCCAGTGCGTTCCGTGAGGAAGGTCCGGCAGAACTGGCTGATGAGATTGAGCATGCCAAAGCTTTGATCCTTGAGAAACTGGATGATCTCACCAATCTGAGAACAAAACTGCGGGAACAGTATGTCCCCCTCACCGTGTGTACACATCTGGAACAGTGTATTAAGGAAACTGAG GTTGAAGTACAGAAACTACTGAAGCAGAATGAGTATTTTGAGAGAAGTATTGAAGAAATGGAAGTGGACTTGAAAGAGGCTATACAACAAGCAGACACCAGCGAGAGGGATGCTAA gCGAATCTGGAGAAAAGTGAACTCGAGACGGGGGCTACCTCACATTCCTAATCTGATGAACGGAGGACCACATGAAAGTGATGACGATGAGGATGATGAAAGTAAATGGAATTGGTACATCTCCTAA